One stretch of Punica granatum isolate Tunisia-2019 chromosome 5, ASM765513v2, whole genome shotgun sequence DNA includes these proteins:
- the LOC116209123 gene encoding extensin-like — protein sequence MAQDSQPASSEENTPPTPVYYQPSTTQALPPLTPAGAPLAHLGGISPPVPTLEAQAPSTSIEGAARIVALEGDISTLKGTVIQMAADMAELMALLKGPNRTSSNSTPPPRYGLTVDPNPWVPPTHAPEGVEAPAIHAPTGHPANVPPPSVTLSAAIPLPPSDPTTLVPPPMSISVPAPVYAALPPMVFPVPNLHAPVYTSEPLTFQAPQPHINFSYPAPPPVNIPVSEPNTPTQAAFAAPLTNCLLETEVEQEQRLKKMEENIKALQSGGSRLDAGDGDWSLFPGMRLPPKIKVPEFQRYHGTTDPRHHLRHYRGKMLQY from the coding sequence ATGGCACAGGACAGTCAGCCTGCCAGCTCCGAGGAGAACACTCCACCGACGCCGGTTTATTATCAACCGTCCACGACTCAAGCACTGCCACCACTAACCCCTGCGGGCGCACCCTTGGCACACCTGGGAGGAATCTCGCCACCAGTCCCAACACTGGAAGCCCAAGCACCGTCCACCTCTATAGAGGGTGCGGCCCGCATCGTCGCACTGGAAGGCGACATTTCCACACTGAAGGGCACGGTCATTCAGATGGCCGCCGACatggccgagctcatggccctGCTCAAGGGCCCAAACCGCACCTCCTCAAACTCTACTCCGCCTCCGAGATACGGGCTAACGGTCGACCCAAACCCTTGGGTCCCGCCGACCCATGCTCCGGAAGGTGTTGAAGCACCTGCAATACACGCACCGACGGGTCACCCGGCCAATGTCCCTCCGCCATCAGTGACTCTCTCGGCGGCCATTCCTCTTCCACCGTCGGACCCGACCACTCTTGTACCGCCGCCGATGTCCATATCGGTTCCGGCTCCTGTTTACGCAGCTCTTCCGCCGATGGTCTTCCCGGTACCAAACCTCCACGCTCCCGTTTATACATCCGAGCCTCTCacattccaagctccacaaccccatatcAACTTCTCCTACCCAGCACCACCTCCCGTAAATATCCCTGTCTCTGAACCAAACACGCCAACTCAGGCGGCCTTCGCAGCTCCACTAACAAATTGTCTCCTAGAGACGGAGGTCGAGCAGGAGCagagattgaagaagatggaagagaaCATCAAAGCCCTACAATCAGGTGGCTCCCGCCTCGATGCCGGCGATGGCGAttggagtcttttcccgggTATGCGGCTACCCCCGAAGATTAAGGTGCCTGAATTCCAAAGGTACCATGGCACGACCGACCCtcgtcaccatctccgtcactacagGGGAAAGATGTTGCAGTACTAG